The following are encoded in a window of Citrobacter freundii genomic DNA:
- the acpS gene encoding holo-ACP synthase, with the protein MAILGLGTDIVEIARIEAVISRSGDRLARRVLSDNEWTIWETHQQPVRFLAKRFAVKEAAAKAFGTGIRNGLAFNQFEVFNDELGKPRLRLWGEALKLAEKLGVMHMHVTLADERHYACATVIIES; encoded by the coding sequence ATGGCGATTCTGGGATTAGGCACGGACATCGTGGAGATTGCGCGCATTGAAGCGGTGATCTCCCGTTCCGGCGATCGGCTGGCCAGACGCGTCCTCAGCGACAACGAATGGACCATTTGGGAAACGCATCAGCAGCCGGTGCGTTTTCTGGCGAAGCGTTTTGCGGTAAAAGAAGCGGCGGCAAAAGCCTTTGGCACCGGCATTCGTAACGGGCTGGCATTTAATCAGTTCGAAGTGTTCAACGATGAACTCGGCAAGCCGCGTTTGCGGTTATGGGGAGAGGCGTTAAAACTGGCGGAGAAGCTCGGTGTTATGCATATGCACGTGACGCTGGCCGATGAACGTCACTATGCCTGCGCCACGGTCATTATTGAGAGTTAA
- a CDS encoding YfhL family 4Fe-4S dicluster ferredoxin encodes MALLITKKCINCDMCEPECPNEAISMGDSIYEINSDKCTECVGHYDTPTCQKVCPIPNTILKDPAHIETEEQLWDKFVLMHHADKL; translated from the coding sequence ATGGCCCTGTTAATCACTAAAAAGTGTATCAATTGCGATATGTGCGAACCCGAATGCCCGAATGAGGCCATTTCAATGGGTGACAGCATTTACGAGATTAACAGCGACAAGTGTACGGAATGCGTAGGTCATTACGACACGCCAACCTGTCAAAAGGTGTGCCCGATCCCCAATACTATTTTGAAAGATCCGGCACATATCGAAACAGAAGAACAGCTGTGGGATAAGTTTGTGTTAATGCATCACGCAGACAAGCTTTAA
- a CDS encoding MurR/RpiR family transcriptional regulator, with the protein MNCLIRIRQRYPDLAQSDKKLADYLLTQPDNVRHLSSQQLAFEAGVSQSSVVKFAQKMGFKGFPALKLAISEALASNPNPHSVPVHNQIRGDDPMRLVGEKLIKENVAAMHATLDVNSEDKLMESVTMLRTARRIILTGIGASGLVAQNFAWKLLKIGFNAVVERDMHALLATVQALDSNDLLLAISYSGERRELNLAADETLRTGAKILAITGFTPNALQQRATRCLYTIAEEQATRSAAISSTHAQMMLTDLLFMALVQQDLEHAPERIRHSEALVKKLV; encoded by the coding sequence ATGAACTGTTTGATTCGCATTCGTCAGCGTTACCCTGACCTCGCACAAAGCGATAAAAAGCTTGCGGATTATCTTCTTACGCAACCAGATAATGTGCGTCATCTCAGCTCTCAGCAGCTAGCTTTTGAAGCGGGCGTTAGCCAGTCCAGCGTCGTGAAGTTCGCGCAGAAAATGGGCTTTAAAGGCTTCCCGGCCCTCAAATTGGCGATCAGCGAAGCGCTGGCCAGCAATCCCAATCCGCATTCGGTTCCGGTGCACAATCAGATCCGCGGTGACGATCCTATGCGACTGGTAGGTGAGAAGCTAATTAAGGAGAACGTGGCAGCGATGCATGCCACGCTGGACGTCAATAGCGAAGACAAACTAATGGAAAGCGTCACGATGCTGCGCACAGCCCGGCGCATTATCCTCACCGGCATTGGCGCCTCGGGCCTGGTGGCGCAAAATTTTGCCTGGAAGCTATTGAAGATAGGATTTAATGCGGTCGTTGAACGCGATATGCATGCCCTGCTGGCGACCGTACAGGCGCTGGATTCAAACGATCTGCTGCTGGCCATTTCGTATAGCGGAGAGCGACGCGAACTCAATCTGGCCGCGGATGAAACATTACGCACCGGGGCAAAAATCCTCGCCATCACTGGCTTTACTCCCAATGCCCTACAGCAGCGCGCCACCCGTTGCCTGTACACCATTGCCGAAGAACAGGCCACGCGCAGTGCCGCAATTTCATCAACGCATGCGCAAATGATGTTGACTGATTTACTGTTTATGGCGCTGGTGCAGCAAGATCTCGAACATGCCCCGGAGCGGATCCGCCACAGCGAAGCGCTGGTAAAAAAACTGGTTTGA
- the murQ gene encoding N-acetylmuramic acid 6-phosphate etherase: MNLGALVSETRNPQTMDLDALSTLELVHRFNQQDTLVAEAVKATLSEVAQAVDAAAQALKAGGRIIYMGAGTSGRLGVLDASECPPTFGVPHGLVVGLIAGGPGALLKAVEGAEDNSQLGEDDLRALNLTAQDLVVGLAASGRTPYVIGGLKYAHAVGCTTVAISCNPDSPIAREADIAISVVVGPEALTGSTRLKSGTAQKLVLNMISTGAMVKFGKVYQNLMVDMKATNAKLVDRACRMVVEATGISREDAETLLKQTDFDVKPAILMALTGLDATAARAKLSAHQGFLRAALEH, from the coding sequence ATGAATCTCGGTGCGTTAGTGTCAGAAACCCGCAATCCACAAACGATGGATCTCGATGCGTTATCAACGCTTGAGCTGGTACATCGTTTTAATCAACAGGATACGCTGGTAGCGGAAGCAGTAAAAGCGACACTGTCTGAAGTTGCGCAGGCGGTTGATGCGGCTGCGCAGGCACTTAAAGCAGGCGGGCGGATTATTTACATGGGGGCAGGGACCAGCGGACGTCTCGGCGTGCTGGATGCCTCAGAATGTCCGCCGACTTTTGGTGTACCGCATGGATTAGTGGTTGGGCTGATTGCCGGTGGGCCAGGGGCGTTATTAAAAGCGGTTGAAGGCGCAGAAGATAACTCGCAGCTTGGGGAAGATGACCTGCGGGCGCTGAATCTGACCGCGCAGGATCTGGTTGTCGGTCTGGCGGCATCGGGTCGGACACCGTATGTGATTGGCGGCCTGAAATATGCGCATGCGGTGGGCTGTACGACGGTCGCGATTTCCTGTAATCCGGACTCACCTATTGCCCGCGAAGCGGATATCGCCATCTCCGTGGTGGTTGGTCCGGAGGCGCTGACCGGTTCAACCCGTCTGAAGTCGGGCACCGCGCAGAAACTGGTGCTAAATATGATTTCCACCGGTGCGATGGTGAAGTTTGGCAAGGTGTATCAGAACCTGATGGTGGATATGAAAGCGACCAACGCCAAGCTGGTCGATCGGGCCTGCCGGATGGTGGTGGAAGCTACCGGCATTTCGCGCGAAGACGCTGAAACGTTACTGAAGCAGACCGATTTTGACGTTAAGCCCGCCATTCTGATGGCGCTGACCGGGCTAGACGCGACGGCAGCCAGGGCAAAACTCTCCGCTCACCAGGGTTTTTTACGCGCGGCGTTAGAACACTAA
- a CDS encoding PTS transporter subunit EIIC, whose product MDKTAALASDILLGVGGEKNILRLENCMTRVRVEVQDDDQLDIPRLKQLPGVSGYVKQGAQHQIIVGPGKAAKVVDAMRSLIADDGERPHAHDIERTKSQVKAKYKAPMSDALRKLANVFIPLIPAFIASGLITGIINILKRPDIVGDFATHYPNMLGLLGIFGSAVFAIMNILVGVNTAKVFGGSLAMGGVMAGILSSPQLAQITLFGEGLQPGRGGVIAVLLVVALMCWIERKFREVLPESLELILNPLLTTLITGTIAIVALQPLGGWISESIAHGASWAIDRGGFLVGAVLAGTFLPLVLTGLHQGLVPIHVELVQAHGYNALFPILAMAGVGQIGAAIAVLMKTRNARLKKVIKGALPVGLLGIGEPLIFGVTLPLGKPFIGACLGGAVGGALISYWKVATVITFGISGLPLALTIVAGKVMFYLLGYLVAVIAGFLFTWLLGFNDPED is encoded by the coding sequence ATGGACAAAACGGCGGCGCTTGCCAGCGATATTCTGCTGGGGGTTGGCGGAGAAAAAAATATTCTGCGCCTGGAAAACTGTATGACCCGCGTCAGGGTAGAAGTCCAGGATGACGACCAACTGGATATTCCCCGGCTGAAGCAGCTGCCCGGCGTCAGCGGCTATGTGAAGCAGGGGGCGCAGCATCAGATTATTGTCGGTCCCGGTAAGGCCGCCAAAGTGGTGGATGCCATGCGTTCTCTGATTGCTGATGACGGCGAACGTCCGCATGCACACGACATTGAACGCACAAAATCTCAGGTGAAAGCGAAGTACAAAGCGCCAATGAGCGATGCGCTGCGTAAACTGGCAAACGTCTTTATTCCGCTGATCCCGGCGTTTATCGCCTCCGGTTTGATTACCGGTATTATCAATATCCTCAAGCGCCCTGATATTGTGGGCGACTTTGCCACCCATTATCCCAATATGCTGGGGCTGTTAGGTATTTTCGGCAGCGCCGTTTTTGCCATCATGAATATTCTGGTGGGGGTGAATACGGCCAAAGTGTTTGGGGGTTCGCTGGCAATGGGCGGCGTAATGGCCGGCATTCTCTCCAGCCCACAGCTAGCGCAAATTACCCTGTTTGGCGAGGGGCTACAGCCCGGGCGTGGCGGGGTGATTGCGGTGCTGCTGGTGGTGGCGTTAATGTGCTGGATAGAGCGCAAATTCCGCGAGGTGTTGCCGGAATCGCTGGAGTTGATCCTTAATCCGTTGCTGACCACCCTGATTACCGGGACGATTGCGATTGTGGCGCTACAACCGCTCGGTGGCTGGATCTCTGAGTCCATTGCCCACGGCGCCTCCTGGGCGATTGATCGCGGCGGTTTCCTGGTCGGCGCGGTGCTGGCGGGAACGTTTTTGCCGCTGGTGCTCACCGGACTCCATCAGGGGCTGGTGCCGATTCACGTGGAACTGGTGCAGGCGCATGGCTATAACGCGCTATTTCCCATCCTGGCGATGGCCGGGGTCGGTCAGATTGGCGCCGCAATTGCTGTTCTGATGAAAACCCGTAACGCACGACTGAAAAAAGTGATCAAAGGCGCGCTGCCGGTCGGGTTACTGGGCATTGGCGAGCCGTTGATTTTTGGCGTAACGCTGCCGCTGGGTAAACCGTTTATCGGCGCTTGCCTCGGTGGTGCGGTCGGTGGGGCGCTGATCAGCTACTGGAAAGTGGCGACGGTTATCACCTTTGGTATCTCGGGATTACCGCTGGCGCTGACGATTGTTGCCGGAAAAGTGATGTTCTATCTGTTAGGCTATCTGGTAGCGGTTATCGCCGGGTTCTTGTTTACCTGGCTATTGGGGTTCAACGATCCAGAGGACTAA
- the yfhb gene encoding phosphatidylglycerophosphatase C: MTNHERRVVFFDLDGTLHQQDMFGSFLRYLLRRQPLNALLVLPLLPIIAVAMLIKGRAARWPMSLLLWGCTFGRREARLKAHQADFVRWFRHHVTAFPLVQQRLTTYLLSSDADIWLITGSPQSLVEQVYFDTPWLPRVNLIASQMARGYGGWVLPLRCLGHEKVIQLERQIGAPLALYSGYSDSKQDNPLLSFCQHRWRVTPRGELQQLE; encoded by the coding sequence TTGACCAATCACGAGCGTCGCGTTGTTTTTTTTGATTTGGACGGTACGTTACACCAGCAGGATATGTTCGGTAGTTTTCTGCGTTATCTGCTGCGCCGCCAACCGTTGAATGCGCTGCTTGTACTGCCGCTGTTACCGATTATCGCGGTGGCGATGTTGATCAAAGGGCGCGCCGCCCGTTGGCCAATGAGTTTGCTCCTGTGGGGATGCACTTTTGGTCGGCGAGAAGCACGCCTTAAAGCCCACCAAGCTGATTTTGTGCGTTGGTTTCGCCATCACGTGACGGCGTTTCCGCTGGTGCAGCAGCGTCTGACCACCTATCTGTTAAGCTCTGATGCGGATATTTGGCTGATCACCGGTTCCCCGCAGTCGCTGGTCGAGCAGGTTTACTTTGACACCCCGTGGCTGCCTCGGGTGAATCTTATCGCCAGTCAAATGGCGCGCGGTTACGGTGGCTGGGTGCTGCCTTTACGCTGCCTTGGCCATGAGAAAGTCATCCAACTGGAACGCCAGATTGGCGCCCCACTGGCGCTGTATAGCGGCTACAGCGACAGTAAGCAGGACAATCCGCTGCTCTCGTTCTGCCAGCATCGTTGGCGCGTCACGCCGCGTGGAGAGCTGCAGCAACTCGAATAG
- the tadA gene encoding tRNA adenosine(34) deaminase TadA: MRHALTLAKRAWDEREVPVGAVLVHNNRVIGEGWNRPIGHHDPTAHAEIMALRQGGLVLQNYRLLDATLYVTLEPCVMCAGAMVHSRIGRVVFGARDAKTGAAGSLMDVLHHPGMNHRVEVTEGILRDECATLLSDFFRMRRQEIKALKKSVTE; this comes from the coding sequence ATGCGTCATGCGTTAACGCTAGCAAAGCGCGCCTGGGATGAGCGTGAGGTTCCGGTGGGCGCGGTTCTGGTGCATAACAATCGTGTGATTGGCGAAGGCTGGAATCGGCCGATTGGTCATCACGATCCCACCGCTCATGCTGAAATCATGGCGCTGCGTCAGGGCGGGCTGGTCCTGCAAAATTACCGTTTACTGGATGCCACACTGTACGTCACCCTTGAGCCATGCGTAATGTGTGCGGGTGCAATGGTACACAGCCGTATCGGTCGGGTGGTATTTGGTGCGCGTGATGCGAAAACGGGGGCCGCAGGTTCGTTAATGGATGTACTGCATCATCCGGGCATGAATCACCGGGTTGAGGTGACAGAAGGCATATTGCGTGATGAATGCGCCACCCTGCTCAGTGACTTCTTCCGTATGCGTCGTCAGGAAATTAAAGCCCTGAAAAAGTCCGTCACGGAGTGA
- the mltF gene encoding membrane-bound lytic murein transglycosylase MltF, which yields MKKLKINYLFIGILTLLLAAALWPSIPWFGKADNRIAAIQSRGELRVSTIDSPLTHSTLTGKRFGLDYELAQQFARYLGVKLKITVRQNISQLFDDLDNGKADLLAAGLVYNSERVKNYQPGPTYYSVSQQLVYRVGQYRPRTLANVTDKQLTIAPGHVVVNDLQHLKETKFPELSWKIDDKKGTTELLDDVINGKLDYTIADSVAISLYQRVHPELAVALDVSDEQPVTWFSPLDDDNTLSAALLDFFNTINEDGLLARLEEKYLGHGNDFDYVDTRTFLRAVDSVLPDLKPLFEKYAQEIDWRLLAAISYQESHWDAQATSPTGVRGLMMLTKNTAQSLGLTDRTDAEQSISGGARYLQDMMSKVPDTVPEGERIWFALAAYNMGYAHMLDARALTVKTKGNPDSWADVKQRLPLLSQKPWYKKLTYGYARGHEAYAYVENIRKYQISLVGYLQEKEKQAIETQQLAQDYPAVSPAELLGKEKFPLSAFLSQTSSNYLTHTPSLLFSPQKKEEK from the coding sequence TTGAAAAAATTAAAGATTAATTATCTGTTTATCGGCATTTTGACGTTGCTGCTGGCAGCGGCCTTGTGGCCATCCATTCCTTGGTTCGGTAAAGCCGACAATCGTATCGCCGCCATTCAATCGCGGGGAGAGCTGCGCGTCAGTACCATTGACTCTCCGTTAACGCATTCCACTCTTACCGGGAAACGCTTCGGGCTGGATTATGAGCTGGCCCAACAGTTCGCCCGTTATTTAGGCGTGAAGTTAAAAATCACCGTGCGCCAGAATATCAGCCAGCTTTTTGACGACCTCGACAACGGCAAGGCCGATCTGCTCGCCGCCGGTCTGGTCTATAACAGCGAACGGGTCAAAAATTACCAGCCAGGCCCCACCTACTACTCGGTTTCCCAGCAACTGGTGTATCGGGTCGGGCAATATCGTCCACGCACCCTGGCCAACGTGACAGATAAACAGTTGACTATCGCCCCCGGGCACGTGGTGGTGAATGACCTGCAACACCTGAAAGAAACAAAATTTCCTGAGCTGAGCTGGAAGATCGATGATAAAAAGGGCACCACGGAACTGCTCGATGATGTCATCAACGGCAAGCTGGACTACACCATTGCCGATTCCGTAGCGATAAGTCTGTATCAGCGCGTACACCCTGAACTGGCCGTCGCACTGGATGTCTCTGACGAACAACCGGTGACCTGGTTTAGCCCGCTGGACGATGACAATACACTTTCCGCCGCCCTGCTGGATTTCTTTAACACCATCAATGAAGACGGGTTACTGGCGCGGCTGGAAGAAAAATATCTCGGGCATGGCAATGATTTTGACTATGTTGATACCCGCACGTTTTTACGGGCGGTCGACAGCGTATTGCCTGATCTCAAGCCGCTGTTTGAGAAATATGCGCAAGAGATAGACTGGCGATTGCTGGCGGCCATCTCTTATCAGGAATCGCACTGGGATGCACAGGCCACCTCGCCGACCGGCGTACGTGGTCTGATGATGCTGACCAAAAATACCGCCCAGAGTCTGGGATTAACGGACCGAACCGACGCCGAGCAAAGCATCAGCGGGGGCGCTCGCTATCTGCAAGATATGATGAGTAAAGTTCCGGATACCGTCCCCGAGGGCGAACGGATCTGGTTTGCGCTTGCCGCCTATAATATGGGGTATGCGCATATGCTGGATGCCCGCGCGCTGACGGTAAAAACCAAAGGTAACCCGGACAGTTGGGCCGACGTAAAACAGCGCTTGCCGCTGCTCAGCCAAAAGCCCTGGTACAAAAAACTGACCTATGGCTATGCACGCGGCCACGAAGCCTATGCCTACGTAGAGAATATCCGTAAGTATCAGATAAGTCTGGTGGGATATCTGCAGGAGAAAGAAAAGCAGGCGATCGAAACGCAGCAACTGGCGCAGGATTATCCGGCGGTTTCGCCCGCAGAGTTGTTAGGGAAAGAGAAATTTCCGCTCTCAGCGTTTCTCTCGCAAACCTCGTCGAACTATCTGACGCACACCCCTTCACTGCTGTTTTCCCCGCAGAAGAAGGAGGAAAAGTAG
- the purL gene encoding phosphoribosylformylglycinamidine synthase, with the protein MMEILRGSPALSAFRINKLLARFQAANLQVHTIYAEYVHFADLNAPLNEDEHAQLARLLQYGPSLSSHVPEGKLLLVTPRPGTISPWSSKATDIAHNCGLQQISRLERGVAYYVEASTLSAEQWQEVAAVLHDRMMETVFSALDDAQALFAHHQPAPVSSVDLLGTGRQALIDANLRLGLALADDEIDYLQDAFIKLGRNPNDIELYMFAQANSEHCRHKIFNADWVIDGKPQPKSLFKMIKNTFETTPDHVLSAYKDNAAVMEGSEVGRYFADHQTGRYDFHQEPAHILMKVETHNHPTAISPWPGAATGSGGEIRDEGATGRGAKPKAGLVGFSVSNLRIPGFEQPWEEDFGKPDRIVTALDIMTDGPLGGAAFNNEFGRPALTGYFRTYEEKVNSHNGEELRGYHKPIMLAGGIGNIRADHVQKGEIVVGAKLIVLGGPAMNIGLGGGAASSMASGQSDADLDFASVQRDNPEMERRCQEVIDRCWQMGDANPILFIHDVGAGGLSNAMPELVSDGGRGGKFELRDILSDEPGMSPLEIWCNESQERYVLAVAADQLPLFDELCKRERAPYAVIGEATEEQHLSMNDRHFDNQPIDLPLDVLLGKTPKMTRNVQTLKAKGEQLAREQITLADAVNRVLHLPAVAEKTFLVTIGDRTVTGMVARDQMVGPWQIPVANCAVTTASLDSYYGEAMSLGERAPVALLDFSASARLAVGEALTNIAATQIGDIKRIKLSANWMAAAGHPGEDAGLYEAVKAVGEELCPALGLTIPVGKDSMSMKTRWQEGNEQREMTSPLSLVITAFARVEDVRHTITPELSTEDNALLLIDLGLGHNALGATALAQVYRQLGDKPADVRNVAQLKGFYDAMQALVAARKLLAYHDRSDGGLLVTLAEMAFTGHCGIQADISTLGDDRLAALFNEELGAVIQVRAADREAVEALLAQHGLGDCVHYVGQAEASDRFVITANGQTVFSESRSTLRMWWAETTWQMQRLRDNPECADQEHDAKANDADPGLNVKLSFDINEDVAAPYIATGARPKVAVLREQGVNSHVEMAAAFHRAGFDAIDVHMSDLLGGRIGLGNFQALVACGGFSYGDVLGAGEGWAKSILFNNRVRDEFETFFHRPQTLALGVCNGCQMMSNLRELIPGSDLWPRFVRNHSDRFEARFSLVEVTQSPSLLLQGMVGSMMPIAVSHGEGRVEVRDDAHLAALESKGLVALRFVDNFGKVTETYPANPNGSPNGITAVTTENGRVTIMMPHPERVFRTVSNSWHPENWGEDSPWMRIFRNARKQLG; encoded by the coding sequence ATGATGGAAATTCTGCGTGGTTCGCCTGCACTGTCTGCATTCCGTATTAACAAATTGCTGGCGCGTTTTCAGGCGGCCAATCTTCAGGTTCACACTATTTACGCCGAGTATGTCCATTTTGCTGACCTGAATGCCCCGTTAAACGAGGATGAGCATGCGCAACTTGCACGCTTGTTGCAATACGGTCCGAGTCTCAGCAGCCACGTCCCTGAAGGCAAGCTGCTGCTGGTTACGCCTCGCCCGGGAACCATCTCCCCCTGGTCTTCTAAAGCGACTGATATTGCCCATAACTGTGGCTTGCAACAGATTAGCCGTCTGGAACGTGGCGTTGCCTACTATGTTGAAGCCTCCACGCTAAGCGCTGAACAGTGGCAGGAAGTGGCTGCCGTGTTACACGACCGCATGATGGAAACGGTTTTCTCTGCGCTGGACGATGCACAAGCGTTGTTTGCTCATCACCAACCGGCGCCGGTTTCTAGCGTTGACCTGCTGGGTACAGGTCGCCAGGCGCTGATCGACGCGAACCTGCGTTTGGGTCTGGCGCTGGCAGACGATGAAATCGACTATTTACAGGATGCGTTTATCAAACTGGGACGCAACCCGAACGACATCGAGCTGTACATGTTTGCGCAGGCCAACTCTGAGCACTGCCGCCATAAAATTTTTAACGCCGACTGGGTAATCGACGGTAAACCGCAGCCGAAGTCGCTGTTCAAGATGATTAAAAACACCTTCGAAACCACGCCGGATCACGTATTGTCTGCCTATAAAGACAACGCGGCAGTGATGGAAGGCTCTGAGGTCGGGCGCTACTTCGCCGACCATCAAACCGGTCGTTATGATTTCCATCAGGAGCCTGCGCATATCCTGATGAAGGTCGAAACCCACAACCACCCGACTGCTATCTCTCCATGGCCGGGCGCAGCAACTGGCTCCGGCGGTGAAATCCGCGACGAGGGTGCGACCGGGCGTGGCGCGAAGCCGAAAGCTGGGCTGGTGGGTTTCTCCGTGTCCAACCTGCGTATTCCGGGCTTTGAACAGCCGTGGGAAGAAGATTTCGGCAAGCCGGATCGGATCGTTACCGCACTGGATATCATGACTGACGGCCCGCTGGGCGGCGCGGCGTTTAACAACGAATTCGGTCGCCCGGCGTTGACCGGCTATTTCCGTACCTATGAAGAAAAAGTGAATAGCCACAACGGTGAAGAGCTGCGCGGCTATCACAAACCCATCATGCTGGCCGGTGGGATCGGCAACATTCGCGCCGATCACGTGCAGAAAGGCGAGATCGTCGTCGGTGCGAAACTGATCGTCCTCGGTGGTCCGGCAATGAACATCGGGCTTGGCGGCGGGGCGGCGTCTTCAATGGCCTCCGGCCAGTCCGATGCCGATCTGGATTTTGCTTCCGTACAGCGCGACAACCCAGAAATGGAACGTCGCTGTCAGGAAGTGATCGACCGCTGCTGGCAGATGGGGGATGCGAACCCGATTCTGTTCATCCACGACGTGGGTGCGGGTGGTCTGTCTAATGCGATGCCTGAGCTGGTCAGTGACGGCGGACGCGGCGGTAAGTTTGAGCTGCGCGATATCTTAAGTGATGAGCCAGGCATGAGTCCGCTGGAGATCTGGTGTAACGAATCTCAGGAGCGTTACGTCCTGGCGGTTGCTGCAGATCAGTTGCCCCTGTTTGACGAACTGTGTAAGCGCGAGCGCGCACCGTATGCGGTAATTGGTGAGGCCACCGAAGAGCAGCATCTTTCGATGAATGACCGTCATTTCGATAATCAGCCGATCGACCTGCCGCTCGATGTGCTGCTGGGCAAAACACCAAAAATGACCCGTAATGTGCAAACGCTGAAAGCGAAGGGCGAGCAGCTTGCGCGTGAGCAGATTACGCTGGCCGATGCGGTCAACCGCGTGCTGCACCTGCCTGCCGTCGCAGAAAAAACGTTCCTCGTAACCATCGGCGACCGTACCGTCACCGGCATGGTAGCGCGCGACCAAATGGTCGGGCCGTGGCAGATCCCGGTAGCGAACTGCGCAGTGACCACCGCCAGCCTGGATAGCTATTATGGTGAAGCGATGTCTCTCGGTGAGCGTGCGCCGGTTGCGCTGCTGGACTTCTCTGCCTCTGCCCGTCTGGCAGTGGGGGAAGCGCTGACCAACATTGCGGCGACGCAGATTGGCGATATCAAACGTATCAAGCTCTCCGCAAACTGGATGGCGGCAGCCGGCCACCCTGGCGAAGATGCTGGGTTGTACGAAGCGGTCAAAGCGGTAGGGGAAGAGCTATGCCCGGCGCTTGGCCTGACTATCCCGGTGGGTAAAGACTCCATGTCGATGAAAACCCGCTGGCAGGAAGGCAACGAACAGCGTGAAATGACCTCGCCGCTGTCGCTGGTGATCACCGCGTTTGCCCGTGTGGAAGATGTCCGTCATACCATCACCCCTGAACTCTCAACCGAAGACAACGCCCTGCTGCTGATTGACCTCGGTCTGGGTCATAACGCGTTGGGTGCGACTGCACTGGCGCAGGTCTATCGCCAACTGGGCGACAAACCGGCGGATGTCCGCAACGTTGCGCAGCTGAAAGGCTTCTATGATGCCATGCAGGCGCTGGTTGCTGCGCGTAAGCTGTTGGCCTACCACGACCGTTCTGACGGTGGTCTGCTGGTGACGCTGGCGGAAATGGCCTTTACCGGTCACTGCGGTATTCAGGCGGATATTAGCACGCTCGGCGATGACCGCCTGGCGGCACTGTTTAACGAAGAGTTAGGTGCGGTGATTCAGGTTCGCGCGGCGGATCGTGAGGCGGTAGAAGCGCTGCTGGCACAGCATGGCCTCGGCGACTGCGTTCACTATGTTGGCCAGGCTGAAGCCAGCGACCGTTTTGTGATTACTGCCAACGGTCAGACGGTGTTCAGCGAAAGCCGCTCCACGCTTCGTATGTGGTGGGCAGAAACCACCTGGCAGATGCAGCGTCTACGCGACAACCCTGAATGTGCCGATCAGGAACATGACGCCAAAGCCAACGATGCCGATCCCGGTCTTAACGTAAAACTGTCGTTTGATATCAACGAAGACGTTGCAGCCCCGTACATCGCCACCGGCGCACGTCCCAAAGTGGCCGTGCTGCGCGAGCAGGGTGTTAACTCTCACGTTGAAATGGCTGCGGCGTTCCACCGTGCGGGCTTTGACGCCATCGACGTTCACATGAGCGATCTGCTGGGCGGGCGCATTGGTCTGGGGAATTTCCAGGCGCTGGTGGCCTGTGGCGGATTCTCTTACGGTGACGTATTAGGTGCCGGTGAAGGTTGGGCGAAATCCATTCTGTTCAACAACCGCGTGCGTGATGAGTTTGAAACCTTCTTCCATCGCCCGCAGACGCTGGCGCTCGGGGTGTGTAACGGCTGTCAGATGATGTCTAATCTGCGTGAACTGATCCCGGGTAGCGACCTGTGGCCACGTTTTGTGCGTAACCACTCCGATCGCTTTGAAGCGCGCTTTAGCCTGGTAGAAGTAACGCAAAGCCCGTCGCTGCTGCTGCAGGGTATGGTGGGTTCCATGATGCCGATTGCCGTTTCTCACGGTGAAGGGCGTGTGGAAGTCCGTGATGATGCGCATTTGGCGGCACTGGAAAGTAAAGGTTTGGTGGCGTTACGTTTCGTCGACAACTTTGGCAAGGTCACCGAAACCTATCCGGCTAACCCGAACGGTTCGCCAAACGGGATCACGGCGGTGACCACCGAAAATGGCCGCGTAACGATCATGATGCCACATCCGGAACGTGTGTTCCGCACGGTGAGCAACTCCTGGCACCCGGAAAACTGGGGCGAGGACAGCCCGTGGATGCGCATCTTCCGTAACGCGCGTAAACAACTCGGCTAA